A genome region from Cydia pomonella isolate Wapato2018A chromosome 21, ilCydPomo1, whole genome shotgun sequence includes the following:
- the LOC133529800 gene encoding piggyBac transposable element-derived protein 3-like, which translates to MPSKRPLKKKALSFNEIIDNLHHLDSDDDLPNEITIFPPENPNTEVTDEDSGDEEFLSLHNLPGSQLRAPAEAIYSSYSENEDSEDDLSLSTLAKKMRTTTENSHENENEPSVSNPRISSTRLPNVLKSQQYKWVNQDNPRERRQWQDREEPKNRQSPMYYYECMMNDEIIELLVYYTNLYASQKNAVGNVTISEMKCFLGILLYSGYVSVPRRYMFWEKSSDTHFDIVYNDPKTCFVAYHTSV; encoded by the exons ATGCCCTCGAaaag GCCACTGAAGAAAAAGGCTTTAAGCTTTAACGAAATAATTGACAACCTACACCATTTAGATTCTGATGATGATTTGCCAAATGAAATCACTATTTTTCCACCGGAAAATCCGAATACTGAAGTAACTGATGAAGATTCGGGTGATGAAGAATTTCTGTCATTACATAATCTTCCAG GATCTCAGCTAAGGGCTCCCGCGGAGGCTATATATAGCTCATATTCGGAAAATGAGGATTCGGAAGACGATTTATCTTTGTCGACTTTAGCCAAAAAAATGCGTACTACTACCGAAAATTCACATGAAAATGAGAACGAGCCTTCAGTTTCCAATCCTAGAATTAGTTCTACGCGTTTACCTAATGTACTAAAATCTCAACAGTACAAGTGGGTCAACCAGGATAACCCGAGGGAACGTAGACAGTGGCAAGACCGGGAAGAGCCGAAAAATCGTCAATCTCCTATGTATTACTATGAGTGTATGATGAATGATGAGATAATTGAGCTGTTggtatattatacaaatttgTACGCGAGCCAGAAAAATGCCGTCGGTAATGTAACTATTTCAGAAATGAAGTGTTTTTTGGGAATACTTTTATACAGTGGTTACGTTTCGGTACCACGTCGATATATGTTTTGGGAGAAATCTTCTGATACTCACTTTGACATTGTGTATAATGACCCGAAGACGTGTTTTGTGGCCTATCATACTAGTGTTTAA